A single window of Methanomassiliicoccaceae archaeon DNA harbors:
- a CDS encoding DUF2188 domain-containing protein, with amino-acid sequence MTATNAEKPDSDEKVTKSNSKTYRITHDKDENKWRVKADGAKRAIGFYNTKVEAEQKVKELKANNKEAKVSIHKMDGKFQKLK; translated from the coding sequence ATGACGGCAACTAACGCGGAAAAACCCGATTCGGACGAGAAGGTTACCAAGTCGAACTCGAAGACCTATAGGATAACTCACGACAAAGACGAGAACAAATGGAGAGTGAAGGCCGACGGAGCAAAACGCGCCATCGGTTTCTATAACACAAAGGTCGAAGCCGAACAGAAGGTCAAAGAGCTGAAGGCCAACAACAAGGAAGCTAAGGTATCGATTCACAAAATGGACGGAAAGTTCCAGAAACTCAAGTGA
- a CDS encoding DUF2085 domain-containing protein, with protein sequence MRAGIPGLMISAFLFTILALIVAVPLIHQPGIFTGLDGTTGVMDHSWSAEQFIYALGDMFCHQQTERSFVINGSQTAFCARDIGIFVGCALGLILTYRSAGRYPFTDRKTMYLGFVLLSVMAAEWAAGTATGYDLDRLRFAAGAVGGLGIAMVIQNIASEPWKSEGAS encoded by the coding sequence ATGAGGGCTGGCATTCCCGGGCTGATGATATCCGCTTTTCTATTTACGATACTGGCACTTATCGTTGCAGTCCCTCTGATCCATCAGCCGGGGATATTTACAGGTCTTGACGGCACAACAGGCGTCATGGACCATAGTTGGAGCGCAGAACAGTTCATTTACGCCCTCGGAGACATGTTCTGTCACCAGCAAACGGAAAGGAGCTTTGTGATAAACGGGTCGCAGACCGCTTTCTGCGCCAGAGATATCGGGATCTTCGTCGGATGCGCCCTCGGGCTCATACTTACATACAGGTCCGCGGGAAGATATCCGTTCACCGACCGGAAAACGATGTACCTGGGTTTTGTCCTCTTATCGGTGATGGCGGCCGAGTGGGCGGCCGGAACGGCAACAGGTTATGATCTGGACCGCCTGAGGTTCGCGGCGGGAGCCGTCGGAGGGCTGGGCATCGCCATGGTGATACAGAACATCGCCTCTGAACCGTGGAAAAGTGAGGGAGCGAGCTGA
- a CDS encoding aquaporin, translating into MEKKEWKAYIAEMVGTMVLTLMGCGVAVISGGNLVATALAFGLAIVAMAYCIGDISGCHINPAVSLALRVDDRIDTKTMVLYWVFQFVGGIVGAGLLYYIVVANGMDVVIGDNIVAGLGTNGFFGQGAYSITMVGAIVVEILLTIFFTLTVLGVTNSKKTAEQAGLAIGGSLTFVHLLGIGLTGTSVNPARSVGPAIFLAVAGTTIALEQVWVFIAAPLVGALIAGLLYKHVFKPESA; encoded by the coding sequence ATGGAAAAAAAGGAATGGAAAGCATATATTGCAGAGATGGTCGGCACGATGGTGCTGACATTGATGGGTTGCGGTGTAGCGGTTATTTCCGGCGGAAACCTCGTCGCGACTGCTCTGGCGTTCGGTTTGGCGATCGTCGCAATGGCATACTGCATAGGGGACATTTCGGGATGCCATATCAACCCTGCGGTTTCTCTGGCGCTTCGCGTGGATGACAGGATAGACACAAAGACGATGGTTCTTTACTGGGTGTTCCAGTTCGTCGGAGGTATCGTCGGTGCAGGGCTCCTGTACTACATAGTGGTCGCGAACGGCATGGATGTCGTCATCGGCGATAACATTGTCGCGGGGCTCGGAACCAACGGATTCTTCGGACAGGGCGCTTACTCCATAACGATGGTCGGAGCGATCGTCGTCGAGATACTCCTCACCATATTCTTCACCCTGACGGTCTTGGGCGTCACGAACTCCAAGAAGACGGCCGAACAGGCCGGACTGGCCATCGGCGGAAGCCTGACGTTCGTCCACCTGCTGGGCATCGGACTCACGGGAACTTCCGTCAACCCTGCAAGGAGCGTCGGGCCCGCCATATTCCTGGCGGTTGCCGGTACGACGATCGCGCTCGAGCAGGTCTGGGTGTTCATCGCCGCTCCGCTCGTCGGCGCACTGATCGCCGGTCTGCTCTACAAGCATGTGTTCAAGCCCGAGTCTGCCTGA
- a CDS encoding proteasome subunit beta — translation MAGDEILKTGTTTIGLRLKDGVILATDQRATMGNLIANSDVRKVYPLSDNIGMTIAGSVGDAQLMVRYMTAEISLYSMKKGSQISVRSAATLVANIIRQGFYLGLIIGGYDKTGGHVYSIDGAGGYLEDRYMSVGSGSVFALGSLEASFKDGMTKEEGMDVAITALNSSRRRDTYSGDGFMIAYIGKDGYQEIPQPEIIERCEKLGFRYPN, via the coding sequence ATGGCAGGGGATGAAATTCTTAAGACAGGCACAACCACGATCGGCCTAAGACTGAAGGACGGTGTGATACTGGCCACCGATCAGAGGGCGACAATGGGGAACTTGATCGCAAACAGCGACGTTAGGAAGGTCTACCCGCTATCGGACAACATCGGCATGACTATCGCCGGCTCCGTCGGAGACGCACAGCTGATGGTCAGGTACATGACGGCAGAGATTTCCCTTTACTCGATGAAAAAGGGCAGCCAGATATCCGTCAGGTCGGCAGCGACGCTCGTTGCCAACATTATCCGCCAGGGATTCTACCTCGGGCTCATCATCGGAGGATACGACAAGACCGGAGGTCACGTATACAGCATCGATGGTGCCGGAGGGTACCTCGAAGACAGATACATGTCCGTAGGTTCAGGCTCAGTGTTCGCACTCGGTTCCCTGGAAGCCTCGTTCAAGGACGGGATGACCAAGGAAGAAGGCATGGACGTCGCCATAACGGCCCTCAACTCCTCAAGGAGAAGGGACACCTACAGCGGCGATGGCTTTATGATTGCGTACATCGGTAAGGACGGATATCAGGAGATCCCGCAGCCCGAGATCATCGAGCGTTGCGAAAAGCTCGGGTTCCGCTACCCGAATTAA
- a CDS encoding nucleoside 2-deoxyribosyltransferase produces MATKIYLAGPLFCKAELDFNIKLAEQLRNYGFDVLLPQELKINVRKIMESYGDDAYRWVFESDLAAIRSCDILVMIMDGRVPDEGACVELGIAFESGIECFGIKTDVRTSEYGTDNFMITGALRGRIARDAEGLRDLIDSAIGTSND; encoded by the coding sequence ATGGCAACGAAGATATATCTGGCAGGCCCGCTTTTCTGCAAAGCGGAACTCGATTTCAACATAAAGCTTGCTGAACAACTGAGAAACTACGGCTTCGACGTCCTTCTACCTCAGGAGCTGAAAATCAACGTCAGAAAAATAATGGAATCTTATGGAGATGATGCGTACCGCTGGGTCTTTGAATCGGACCTCGCCGCCATCAGGAGTTGCGATATCCTTGTAATGATCATGGACGGGAGGGTTCCCGACGAGGGTGCATGCGTGGAGCTCGGAATCGCCTTTGAGTCGGGCATCGAATGTTTCGGCATCAAGACCGATGTGCGGACCTCGGAGTACGGCACTGACAATTTTATGATAACCGGAGCTCTCAGAGGCAGGATCGCCAGGGACGCGGAAGGCCTCCGCGACCTGATCGATTCTGCCATTGGCACATCTAACGATTAA
- a CDS encoding peroxiredoxin, protein MEIGDRFPDFLLADENGEIFDSKALAGVRHVIYFYPKDNTSGCTREAVDFSGLIVNFMLRNIAVIGISRDSPATHRKFIDKNGLKIKLLSDPDHALTEAAGAWGKKVMYGKEVEGVIRSTFIVGRDGKVEAAWKKVKVDGHAQEVLDRAISLTKSP, encoded by the coding sequence ATGGAAATAGGAGACAGATTTCCGGATTTCTTGCTTGCCGATGAAAACGGTGAAATATTCGATAGCAAAGCGCTCGCAGGCGTACGCCATGTGATTTATTTTTATCCGAAGGACAACACTTCCGGATGCACTCGCGAAGCTGTTGACTTTTCGGGACTTATCGTAAACTTCATGCTGCGCAACATCGCCGTGATAGGGATCAGCAGGGACTCCCCTGCAACGCACAGGAAATTTATCGACAAAAACGGACTGAAAATAAAACTCCTCAGCGACCCCGACCATGCCCTTACCGAAGCCGCCGGAGCCTGGGGCAAAAAAGTCATGTACGGCAAAGAGGTCGAGGGAGTCATCCGCTCCACATTCATTGTGGGGAGGGACGGGAAGGTCGAAGCCGCCTGGAAAAAGGTGAAGGTCGACGGACATGCACAGGAAGTCCTAGACCGCGCGATCTCGCTTACCAAGAGCCCATGA
- the pheT gene encoding phenylalanine--tRNA ligase subunit beta has product MPVINFSYSDLCSLIGEEVPQSLLVEKIPLLGADMHDTETGADDMSVEFFPNRPDLYCVEGLARALRSFLDIQPCMHEYYVEDTDIDVTIDQNVRSLRPYFLCGAVFDVEVDDRLLKSMMELQEKLHLTIGRKRSKLAIGIHDLDKVAPPFTYSLEDPKKIRFVPLAKTEKMDLHEILEKHEKGREYADLLSGAEKYPIIRDSEGKVLSFPPIINGALTTVTTETRNLFIDVTGTDRKAVKGALDIVCTALAERGGRIGAVHMQDGADSFVSPDLAPSDRIVSSKECDKFLGTALGQTGMVAALRRMGLDAAPVEENGDGVFVSIPSTRLDIMHDVDIYEDVAAGYGFEKFGGPYKLDQTVASRLTDTVFSDNIRNIMIGLGYTEVTTLTLSNETDEFCISGIPEVKTVQIKNPITEDHTCLRANLFPSLMRILRHNRHRDLPQKIFEAGYVVRECANRLHLCAVMAASKTSFTEAKSLTEGILREIGCSYLIENCGYDTFVPGRGASVVVGGESVGIFGEVSPKVITDFEINHPVIMIELDLGPFISKGSSMF; this is encoded by the coding sequence ATGCCAGTTATCAACTTCAGCTACAGCGACCTTTGTTCGCTGATAGGTGAGGAAGTACCACAGTCATTGCTCGTCGAGAAAATACCGTTGCTGGGCGCCGATATGCACGACACCGAGACAGGCGCCGACGACATGTCCGTCGAATTCTTCCCGAACAGACCTGACCTTTACTGTGTCGAGGGGCTAGCCAGGGCGCTAAGGTCCTTCCTCGACATACAGCCCTGTATGCATGAGTATTACGTCGAAGACACCGATATCGATGTCACGATCGATCAGAACGTCAGATCTCTGCGCCCGTATTTCCTTTGCGGAGCGGTTTTCGACGTAGAGGTAGACGACCGCCTGCTGAAGTCCATGATGGAACTTCAAGAGAAACTTCACCTTACCATCGGACGCAAGAGAAGCAAGCTGGCGATCGGAATCCACGACCTCGACAAGGTCGCACCTCCGTTCACTTATTCCCTCGAGGACCCGAAAAAGATCAGGTTCGTTCCGCTCGCTAAAACCGAAAAGATGGACCTGCATGAAATATTGGAAAAGCACGAGAAGGGACGCGAATATGCCGATCTTCTGAGTGGCGCCGAGAAATATCCGATAATCAGGGATTCTGAGGGCAAAGTTTTGTCGTTCCCACCGATAATAAACGGAGCTTTGACCACAGTTACGACAGAAACCCGTAACCTGTTCATAGATGTCACCGGTACCGACCGCAAGGCCGTGAAAGGAGCTTTGGACATCGTATGCACCGCTTTGGCGGAGAGAGGAGGAAGAATCGGCGCGGTACATATGCAGGACGGCGCAGATAGTTTTGTTTCGCCCGACCTCGCACCATCGGACCGTATCGTTTCGTCCAAAGAATGCGATAAATTCCTAGGAACGGCCCTTGGGCAGACGGGAATGGTCGCGGCGCTGCGCAGAATGGGGCTCGACGCCGCCCCCGTGGAAGAGAATGGCGACGGGGTTTTCGTATCCATTCCGTCCACAAGATTGGACATAATGCACGATGTGGACATCTATGAAGACGTGGCCGCAGGTTATGGCTTTGAGAAGTTCGGAGGACCGTACAAGTTAGACCAGACAGTCGCTTCGCGCCTTACAGACACTGTTTTCTCCGACAACATCCGGAACATCATGATAGGTCTGGGGTACACCGAGGTCACCACTTTGACATTGAGCAACGAGACGGACGAGTTCTGCATTTCGGGAATTCCTGAAGTTAAGACCGTTCAGATCAAGAATCCGATAACCGAGGACCATACATGCCTCAGAGCCAATCTTTTCCCGAGCCTGATGAGGATCCTCAGACACAATCGCCACAGGGACCTTCCCCAGAAAATATTCGAAGCAGGTTACGTCGTAAGGGAATGCGCGAACAGACTCCATCTATGCGCCGTCATGGCCGCTTCCAAGACGTCTTTCACCGAAGCGAAGTCCCTGACAGAGGGCATTCTGAGGGAGATCGGATGCAGCTACCTGATAGAAAACTGCGGGTACGATACGTTCGTTCCGGGAAGAGGAGCGTCCGTAGTCGTTGGCGGCGAGTCGGTCGGCATCTTCGGAGAAGTATCTCCGAAGGTCATCACGGATTTCGAGATCAACCACCCGGTGATCATGATAGAATTAGATCTTGGCCCTTTCATATCGAAGGGCTCCAGCATGTTCTGA
- a CDS encoding beta-CASP ribonuclease aCPSF1, translating to MNADRLFDSLREEITRLAPENLEISSIEFEGPLVVVYTKEYDKVSGNNKAARDLAQSLHKRVDIRPDPSTLGDPSIVEEKLRSMIPEEAGIFDIFFNDETGEATVEAIKPDVVKGDEGSLILNLKQETGWNVKVIRTPPIPSKTISDVRGYLRAYKDERHEMMRRVARRLARPTIGGEQWVRVTAMGGFRQVGRSASLLTTRESKILIDCGLDPGSDDTPYFAIPEAQPLSELDAVVITHAHLDHCGTLPALFKYGYDGPVYCTAPTRDLMALLQLDNIKLGFGEARKNLYEAKDVRNEMMHTIPLKYNETTDIAPDVRLTLYNAGHILGSSIAHFHIGDGLHNVAFTGDTKFEKTWLFNPANNKFPRLESLVIESTYGGRNDEQPSRADASEELGKLMKQAVESGGKVLVPVFAVGRSQEVMLVIEELMRTGKIPTMNVYLDGMIWEATAIHTAYPEYLNSQLRTRIFQLDENPFLSPIFKRVETSGMREEICHSPDPCIVLATSGMMSGGPVMEYFREWADNEKNWLLFVGYQSEGSIGRTIQRGRTDITLNHRGKSINLKIKMNRETVDGFSGHSDRKQMMKFISTMEPRPDKILIGHGEDRKCSDLASSIYKKFGIETKAPQNLETIRLR from the coding sequence ATGAACGCAGACAGGCTGTTCGACAGCCTTAGGGAAGAGATCACCCGGCTAGCGCCGGAGAACCTCGAAATATCCTCAATCGAATTCGAGGGACCCTTGGTTGTCGTCTATACAAAAGAGTACGACAAGGTATCAGGCAACAACAAGGCCGCGAGGGATCTAGCGCAGAGCCTCCACAAAAGGGTGGACATCAGGCCCGACCCTTCGACGTTGGGCGACCCATCGATAGTAGAAGAGAAACTCCGCTCGATGATACCCGAAGAAGCAGGAATATTCGACATATTTTTCAACGATGAAACGGGAGAGGCCACGGTAGAGGCCATAAAACCCGATGTCGTCAAAGGCGACGAGGGATCGCTGATACTTAACCTGAAACAGGAGACCGGATGGAACGTCAAGGTCATCCGCACGCCCCCTATCCCGTCCAAGACCATATCTGACGTCCGCGGATACCTCAGGGCATACAAGGACGAGAGGCACGAGATGATGCGCCGGGTGGCCAGAAGGCTTGCCCGCCCCACCATCGGGGGCGAACAGTGGGTAAGGGTGACCGCAATGGGAGGTTTCAGACAGGTCGGAAGGTCCGCATCTCTCCTCACTACGAGGGAGAGCAAGATCCTCATCGACTGCGGTCTCGACCCGGGCAGCGACGACACTCCGTACTTTGCCATTCCGGAGGCGCAGCCTCTCAGCGAGCTCGATGCCGTTGTCATCACACACGCACATCTCGACCACTGCGGGACCCTTCCCGCACTTTTCAAGTACGGATACGACGGACCGGTGTACTGCACCGCGCCCACCCGCGACCTGATGGCGCTCCTTCAGCTGGATAATATCAAATTGGGCTTCGGCGAGGCCAGGAAGAACCTCTATGAAGCGAAGGACGTGCGCAACGAGATGATGCATACGATACCGCTCAAGTACAACGAGACCACGGACATCGCTCCCGACGTCCGTCTTACACTGTACAACGCCGGGCACATACTCGGTTCGTCCATAGCGCATTTCCACATCGGCGACGGCTTACACAACGTAGCATTCACCGGCGATACAAAGTTCGAGAAGACCTGGCTGTTCAATCCGGCCAACAACAAGTTCCCACGCCTGGAGTCGTTGGTCATAGAGTCAACGTACGGCGGCAGGAACGACGAACAACCTTCCAGGGCCGACGCCTCGGAAGAGCTGGGAAAGCTGATGAAGCAGGCCGTAGAGAGCGGAGGCAAGGTACTTGTCCCTGTTTTTGCAGTAGGAAGGTCACAGGAAGTCATGCTTGTCATAGAGGAACTGATGCGCACCGGCAAGATCCCGACGATGAACGTCTATCTCGACGGAATGATCTGGGAAGCAACGGCTATACACACAGCCTATCCAGAATACCTCAACAGCCAGCTGAGGACACGTATATTCCAGCTGGATGAGAATCCTTTCCTTTCGCCCATATTCAAGAGGGTAGAGACCTCCGGTATGAGAGAAGAGATATGCCATTCCCCTGACCCATGCATCGTGCTCGCGACAAGCGGCATGATGTCGGGAGGCCCTGTAATGGAGTATTTCAGAGAATGGGCGGACAACGAGAAGAACTGGTTGCTGTTCGTGGGATATCAGAGCGAAGGCAGCATCGGGCGCACCATACAGAGAGGGCGCACGGACATAACCCTCAACCACCGCGGAAAGTCGATCAATCTGAAGATCAAGATGAACCGCGAGACCGTGGACGGCTTTTCTGGACACTCGGACCGCAAGCAGATGATGAAGTTCATATCCACAATGGAGCCCAGACCGGATAAGATCCTGATAGGTCACGGCGAGGACCGGAAGTGTTCCGATCTTGCATCCTCCATCTATAAGAAATTCGGCATCGAGACGAAGGCGCCTCAGAATCTGGAAACCATAAGGCTCAGATGA
- a CDS encoding rubrerythrin family protein produces MELKGSKTEANLNSAFAGESMARTKYTYYASQAKKEGYEQIANIFMETAENEKEHAKLWFKALHDDCIPDTVANLKDAAEGENYETNEMYPEFAKVAREEGFKQIAALFEAVGGVEKEHEARYLALLKNLEQGIVFKKDKVVMWKCINCGYIHIAAEAPKVCPVCKHPQSYFELRAMNW; encoded by the coding sequence ATGGAACTCAAAGGATCTAAGACAGAAGCGAATCTTAACAGCGCTTTTGCCGGAGAGAGCATGGCAAGGACAAAGTACACCTACTATGCGTCACAGGCGAAGAAAGAAGGATATGAACAGATTGCAAACATATTCATGGAGACCGCCGAGAACGAGAAGGAGCATGCCAAGCTCTGGTTCAAGGCCCTTCATGACGATTGCATACCCGACACCGTCGCCAACCTGAAAGATGCGGCCGAGGGCGAGAACTACGAGACCAATGAAATGTATCCCGAGTTCGCCAAGGTCGCCCGCGAGGAAGGATTCAAACAGATAGCAGCACTCTTCGAAGCCGTCGGCGGCGTAGAGAAGGAGCACGAGGCCAGGTATCTGGCACTTTTGAAGAACCTTGAGCAGGGCATCGTATTCAAGAAGGACAAGGTCGTCATGTGGAAGTGCATCAACTGCGGTTACATACATATCGCAGCAGAGGCCCCCAAGGTGTGCCCCGTATGCAAGCACCCCCAGTCATACTTCGAATTAAGAGCTATGAACTGGTGA
- a CDS encoding adenosylcobalamin-dependent ribonucleoside-diphosphate reductase — protein MEIEDWLGRDNQLGIDIWQKKYCHSGESFDMWLDRVSEGNRDIRRMVAEKKFLFGGRILANRGLYKTGIKVTYSNCYVLTPPEDSIESIFETAGKLARTFSYGGGAGIDLSKLAPRGAKINNTASETSGSVSFTDLYSMVTGLIGQRGRRGALMLSLSCEHPDMEEFMGVKTDLTRVTKANMSIRMTDEFMHAVKDHKTYTQKFTRPETGETVNSDIDANAFFKKLCNANWDYGEPGCLFWDRISDWNLLSEFPDYSYAGTNPCAEEPLPAGGSCLLGSINLAAFIKEGLFMEDEFREAVGISVRGLNEVLDEGLPLHPLQEQRESVRDWRQIGLGIMGLADMLIKLRLRYGSEEAVEFCDRLAFVMADAAIRESAIMASEDGMFPKCVIEQVLASPYFMENTTQETRDLVAMYGLRNSQLLTIAPTGTLSTMLGISGGIEPIFANYYERRTVSLSSKDEYYRVYTPVVKEFMEEHGYRDDSELPDYFTNAQVIDYRQRIDMQATWQKRIDASISSTVNLHKDFPEAEIEGLYLYAWNRGCKGVTVFRDGCKRDSILTPKEAEDKEKRDKEEAEAEKKRRGSVVEVADNVVGKKRKLMTGCGSLHCTAFFDPETGDLVEAYLNKGSTGGCNNFMIGLSRMISLAARSGCDVYSIVDQLKSCGSCPSYTVRTFTKHDTSKGSCCPMAIGYALVDMWKEMQIEVKGADNIPAEPIRKIINPCPKCGSELEFQGGCNVCKSCGWTKCD, from the coding sequence ATGGAGATCGAGGATTGGCTCGGTAGGGATAACCAACTGGGAATTGATATTTGGCAGAAGAAATACTGTCACAGCGGAGAGTCTTTCGATATGTGGCTCGACCGCGTTTCCGAAGGTAACAGGGACATCCGTAGGATGGTCGCGGAGAAGAAATTCCTGTTCGGCGGAAGGATACTAGCCAACCGCGGCCTTTATAAAACGGGCATAAAGGTGACTTATTCCAACTGTTACGTTCTGACGCCTCCCGAAGATTCCATCGAATCTATATTCGAGACGGCAGGAAAGCTCGCCCGAACGTTCAGCTACGGCGGGGGGGCGGGCATAGATCTCTCCAAGCTTGCACCCAGGGGTGCCAAGATTAACAACACCGCCTCCGAGACATCGGGGTCGGTGTCTTTCACGGACCTGTACTCCATGGTCACGGGCCTTATTGGCCAGCGCGGCCGCCGCGGGGCGCTCATGCTTTCGCTCTCATGCGAACATCCGGACATGGAGGAGTTCATGGGCGTGAAAACAGACCTCACCCGTGTAACGAAGGCCAATATGTCGATACGTATGACAGACGAGTTCATGCATGCGGTCAAAGACCACAAGACATACACACAGAAATTTACAAGGCCCGAAACGGGCGAGACCGTCAACAGCGACATCGATGCCAACGCATTCTTCAAAAAATTGTGCAACGCGAACTGGGACTACGGTGAGCCAGGATGCCTTTTCTGGGACCGTATATCTGATTGGAATCTGCTCAGCGAGTTCCCGGACTATTCGTATGCGGGAACCAATCCGTGCGCCGAAGAGCCATTGCCTGCCGGAGGAAGCTGCCTGCTGGGGAGCATAAACCTCGCCGCATTCATAAAAGAAGGGCTATTCATGGAGGACGAATTCAGGGAGGCCGTGGGCATATCGGTCCGTGGTCTGAACGAAGTTCTTGACGAAGGCCTTCCGTTGCATCCCCTTCAGGAACAGAGGGAGTCCGTCAGGGACTGGAGGCAGATCGGCCTGGGCATAATGGGGCTCGCCGACATGCTCATCAAGCTCAGGCTCAGGTACGGCTCCGAAGAGGCGGTCGAGTTCTGCGACAGGCTGGCGTTCGTAATGGCGGATGCCGCCATACGCGAATCGGCGATCATGGCCTCGGAAGACGGCATGTTCCCCAAGTGCGTGATCGAGCAGGTGCTCGCCTCGCCGTATTTCATGGAGAACACGACCCAGGAGACGAGGGACCTCGTCGCCATGTACGGGCTCAGGAACTCACAGCTGCTGACCATCGCCCCCACAGGGACGCTCTCCACGATGTTGGGCATATCCGGAGGGATAGAACCCATATTCGCCAACTATTATGAGCGCAGGACCGTGTCCCTTTCAAGCAAGGACGAGTACTATAGGGTATACACTCCCGTAGTGAAAGAGTTCATGGAGGAGCACGGCTACCGGGATGATTCCGAGCTTCCGGATTACTTCACAAACGCGCAGGTGATCGACTACAGGCAGCGCATAGACATGCAGGCGACCTGGCAGAAGCGTATCGATGCTTCGATAAGCTCAACGGTAAATCTGCACAAGGATTTTCCCGAGGCCGAAATAGAGGGCCTTTATCTATATGCCTGGAACAGAGGCTGCAAGGGCGTCACCGTCTTCAGGGACGGATGCAAGCGCGACAGCATACTCACTCCCAAAGAGGCCGAGGACAAGGAAAAGAGAGATAAAGAAGAGGCCGAGGCCGAGAAAAAGAGGCGCGGTTCGGTAGTCGAGGTCGCAGACAACGTTGTGGGCAAGAAGAGAAAGCTCATGACCGGGTGCGGCAGCCTGCACTGCACGGCGTTCTTCGACCCGGAGACGGGAGATCTCGTAGAAGCATATCTGAACAAAGGGTCCACGGGCGGATGCAACAATTTCATGATCGGGCTCTCCAGGATGATATCGCTCGCGGCAAGGAGCGGATGCGATGTTTACTCTATAGTGGACCAGCTGAAGAGCTGCGGTTCGTGCCCGTCTTACACGGTAAGGACGTTCACCAAGCACGATACGAGCAAAGGCTCCTGTTGCCCCATGGCGATAGGATACGCTCTCGTCGATATGTGGAAGGAGATGCAGATCGAAGTGAAGGGCGCCGACAACATACCCGCGGAGCCCATAAGGAAGATCATCAACCCCTGTCCGAAGTGCGGTTCCGAACTGGAGTTCCAGGGAGGGTGCAATGTATGCAAATCCTGTGGCTGGACCAAGTGTGATTAA
- a CDS encoding hydroxymethylglutaryl-CoA reductase — translation MADPKGLKNRGYSHSDVDERRAAAEEFSGTSMESISKYCFSSEAASKNVENMIGSTQIPLGFAGPVTINGDYAAGRFLVPLATTEGALIASISRGMSVTEDSGGIRAKVFWDAMTRAPIFRVRNLAHSAEVMDWITNNMSLINEAVGKTTSHGKLIDIEMLPNGRSLYLRFVYATGDAMGMNMATIATEAASRLIEEKTGATMISVSGNMCSDKKAAAINIVKGRGKTVVAEALIPGEIVDRRLHTTVGSIVEVNYRKNLMGSALAVTMGANAHAANMAAALYIATGQDPAQVVGASMSFTSCEDVDGDLYISVRMPVVEVGTVGGGTSLPCQKEALSMIGCSGAGKARKLSEIVASTVLAGELSNLAAQAAGQLGSAHSALGR, via the coding sequence ATGGCCGACCCCAAGGGATTGAAAAACAGGGGCTATTCTCACAGCGATGTGGACGAGCGCCGTGCCGCAGCGGAGGAATTCAGCGGCACATCAATGGAGAGCATATCGAAATACTGCTTCAGCTCGGAAGCAGCCTCCAAAAATGTAGAAAACATGATCGGGTCTACACAGATCCCGCTGGGATTCGCAGGACCGGTCACTATAAACGGAGACTATGCCGCGGGCAGATTCCTTGTTCCGTTGGCCACAACAGAGGGAGCGCTGATCGCGTCGATATCCCGCGGAATGTCGGTAACAGAGGACAGCGGCGGCATAAGGGCCAAGGTTTTCTGGGACGCTATGACCCGAGCCCCGATCTTCAGAGTAAGGAATCTGGCACATTCCGCAGAGGTCATGGATTGGATAACAAACAACATGAGCCTGATAAACGAAGCTGTCGGTAAAACCACTTCCCATGGAAAACTGATCGACATAGAAATGCTTCCCAACGGGAGAAGCCTCTATCTCCGTTTCGTTTATGCTACCGGCGATGCGATGGGCATGAACATGGCCACGATCGCCACGGAGGCGGCAAGCAGGCTCATCGAAGAGAAAACCGGAGCAACGATGATCTCCGTCTCCGGCAACATGTGCAGCGACAAGAAGGCCGCAGCCATCAATATAGTGAAGGGGCGCGGAAAAACCGTAGTCGCCGAAGCTCTCATTCCCGGAGAAATCGTCGACAGGAGGCTCCATACGACCGTCGGTTCGATAGTGGAGGTAAACTACCGCAAGAATCTAATGGGAAGCGCTTTGGCTGTTACGATGGGCGCTAACGCGCACGCCGCCAACATGGCCGCGGCGCTTTACATAGCCACTGGACAGGACCCCGCACAGGTGGTGGGTGCAAGCATGTCGTTCACTTCGTGCGAGGACGTCGACGGGGACCTGTACATATCGGTCAGGATGCCCGTCGTCGAGGTCGGGACGGTAGGGGGAGGGACCTCACTTCCATGCCAGAAAGAGGCGCTTTCTATGATCGGATGTTCCGGTGCCGGCAAGGCAAGGAAACTGTCTGAAATAGTGGCCTCCACAGTCCTTGCGGGAGAACTGTCGAACCTGGCCGCACAGGCCGCCGGACAGCTAGGTTCCGCCCACAGCGCCCTCGGACGCTGA